The region CCGCAAAGGGTTCCTAATAAACTCAGATTTAAATCAGTTTTGAAATAATTTATAGAGATCAAGTCCCCCGGCTTGATCTCTTTTCTTTTATTTCCCCAGTTATGGTGGAACCTGTTTACGTCCAGATTCATTGAATTCCCTTACATTGCATTTAGCCCCCTTAACCGCCTCACAGAACCTTCCGAAACGTTTCAGTAAGATTATTTTTGCACGTATGGCACAAGAGGGAACAATCACATGGACAACAATTCTTTAAAATCTTGGTTCCGCGGTATAAAAGGCAAACTGCTTTTCGCAGCTATCCTTCCTATAGCGGGTTTTGCAGTTATTTTTGGGTTAGCTTATGCTGGCCTAGGTAAGCTCGATGCAATGCTCACAACAGCTAATACAATTACGACCCCGAATCTGATAGCCGTCGGCGAACTGCGCCAATCGCGCAACAAGTTCAACTATTTCATTCTTGCCTCTTTGCGTGAGTCGACAGCTGAAAAGCGTAATGCCCACATTAAGATTGCTCGTGAAGCCCTGGACGAATACTTCACGGCATATAAAGAGTATTCTGCCCTTCCTAGTCCCGCTGAAATCGCGGATACTGACGATGCCGGTGACAAAGTCGTGGGCGAGTTCGTACAGACGATGAAAGACATCACGGACCTTGTGGAAAAAAACACACCGGAAACGGATGCCAAAGTTCTTGCTTTGATGGATGGAAAAATCGCTACATTGACAAAAACAATGAGTGCGATGACGGATGCTTCTATCAAATATTTCGAGCAGTCATCTATCGCAAACACCGGGATTGCAAAAGAAGCAATGCGCAAAACGATGACAATCATGACAGCGACGACGGTTGCGACTTGTCTTGCTGTGTTTGCATTGCTGATGTTTATTGCTGTTAGTCTTTCAAAAACTGTCGGCAACGTTGCTAGCCGCTTAACTGATTCAAGCCATCAGGTGTCAGCCGCGGTAGTCCAATTAAACAGTGCCGGCAACACTCTTTCTCAATCTTCAACTGAAGCAGCTGCCTCCTTAGAGGAAACCGTTGCTGCGCTAGAGGAATTGACTTCCATGGTACAGATGAATTCTGACAACGCTAAACAAGCTGCTGCGTTGTCCGCTTCGTCTCGTGAAGCTGCTGAATCAGGTGAAAACGATATCAAGAACCTGATCTCAGCAATGACAGAAATCTCGCATTCATCTAAGAAAATTGAGGAAATTATTTCGGTCATCGATGATATTGCATTCCAAACAAACCTGTTGGCATTAAATGCCGCGGTTGAAGCTGCACGTGCCGGTGAACAAGGTAAAGGTTTTGCTGTCGTGGCAGATGCCGTCCGCACTCTTGCCCAAAGAAGTGCTACTTCCGCAAAAGATATCTCGTCATTGATCAAGGATTCAGTTGCGCAAATCGATAGCGGTAGCAAGATCGCTGATCAAAGCGGAACGGTTTTAGCGAACATCGTTAACTCGATCAAAAAAGTATCTGATCTTAACAACGAAATTGCAGCTGCAAGCTCTGAACAAACAACGGGTATCCAACAAATCAGTAAGGCCATGAACCAATTAGACCAATCCTCTCAATCTAATGCGGCTTCTGCTGAGGAAATTGCTGCAACAAGCGGAGAGATTGGCAACCTTGCACACGTTACAGATACTCTGACTGCAGAGCTGACGGAAGTTGTTATCGGTAAAGGTGCCGTTCCGACAGAAACTGAATCTGTAAAACATGAAAAACCGAAGACTTCAAAAAAGGTTTCTCAGCAGAAATCTGCGAAGGTCATCGAAATGAAAAAGCCCGCGGCGGCTAAGTCCCCTGCTCCTTCAAAAACGATGAAGTCCGCACCGTCATCCTCTGCTGAGTTGATTCCATTTGATGAAGACGACCGTAAAATCGGAACGACTGATGGATTTTAAGAATAAATCTGAATAGATTCATAATCAAAAGGACTGAGCCCACAACTCAGTCCTTTTTTTTATATCCTACCCATTACAATTCAACATTCGTTGAGATCTGGACTTCAAGTTTGGCTATCAAGTCTTTGCGGCAATGATGATGGATACCCCCGAGAAACGTCATGAGAAAATCAAGCTGGCTCAAGACGGCATCAAAGAATTCAGAGAGAATTTTGAAATTTACAGAAATGCACCCGCAGCTCCGGAACTGGCAGAAACAGATAAAGCCGCTTATGCTGCCCATGACGAATATATGAAACTATTAGAGAAAGTTGCAGATTTGGCTGACCAAGGCACCCCGGAAGCCAACAAACAGGTTCATGAATTAATGGATGGCCGCCTGTGGGAATTGGGGCAAGTCATGCAAAAAATGACCGGCGCCTGCCGAGGAAGGAGAAAATGATATTAAGAATCTCATTGCAGCAATGAATGAAACATCCAGCTCTTCCAAAAAAATTGAAGAGATCATTTCTGTGATCGATGACATTGCCTTCCAAACAAATTTATTGGCACTCAACGCAGCCGTTGAAGCCGCCCGTGCGGGAGAACAAGGTAAGGGTTTTGCTGTGGTTGCAGAAGCCGTTCGTGCTTTAGCACAGCGAAGTGCTTCGTCAGCAAAAGATATTTCGTCGCTGATCAAAGAATCAGTATCGCAAATCGAACGTGGCAGCGTCATCGCAGACCAAAGCGGCACTGTCCTTTCGAATATCGTGAGTTCCATTAAAAAGGTTTCGGATTTAAATAATGAAATTGCAGCCGCAAGTTCGGAACAGACAACAGGCATTCAACAAATCAGTAAAGCAATGAATCAATTGGACCAGGCCTCGCAATCAAATGCAGCGTCCTCTGAAGAAATTGCGGCAACCGGTGGCGAGATCAATAACCTTGCCACAACAGCGCAGGGTTTAACAGTTGAACTGAATAGACTCGTGCTGGGAGTTGATAGCAGCAGCCCGGCTGTTTAAGACTTGTTTTTACGCTTAAATTGATCGAGCAGGAAACTCCCCTGCTCGATTTTTAATTTTAGGGATGATATTCCGTAAACCAACGCACACAAACCCATCACCAAGGTTAACAACAATGTTTTGATAAGACTTGATGAAGCGTACGTGATCCATCCGGCAAGGCCCCAGGCGACGACAGCCATCAACGCACCAGCGATGAGGATTTTAAACAGCTCCTTGCCCACCGCCATCCATCGCATCTGGACTGCAAATCGACCCATCAAAGCGACTACTAAAACAAATTGCACCGCTGCTGCAACCAAGCTTGAAATCACCAGGCCCTGAAGACCTAAAGAGCGAATCCAAAAAGGTGCTATTCCAATGTGCAAAGCCAACCCTATGAGCGAAGTCACGGCAGGCACCCACGTATTTTTCACAGCGTAAAAAGACGGAATCAGCACGCGCACCGAAGACACAAACAATAGGCTAACCGCGTAGACCTGCAAAACCATAGAGGTCGCCGCAACATCGCTTACTGCAAAATGACCGCGATAAAATAACACTTCAACAATCGGTCGAGCCAGAAAGTACAAACCAATTGCCGCGGGCACCGCTAAAAAAAGGTTCATCAGAAAATGCTCTTGCATCACCTTTTGAAATTGCTCGCGCTCTTTGCGTTGAGCCAAATCACTGAGTGTCGGTAATAGCGCGGCCCCGATGCTGACAGCAACTAACGACAGTGGAAGCTCCAGCAGGCGATCCGCCCAATAAATATAGGATAAAGCTCCCTCTCCCAGACCACTTGCAAAATGCAAATTCACCAACGTTGCAAGCTGCAACAACCCCATACCCAGCAACCCTGGCAGCATGTTTTTTAAAACCAAGCGCACATCAGGATTCCAAAGATGCCGAGTTATTCGAGGCAGATAATTTCTGTGGCGCAAAGCCCACCATAAAAGGACCGCCTGAAGCAATCCGCCAACGAAAACGCCCCACGCAAGTCCATCTCCCATCTGAGGAAACCACTGAGGAGGCATAAAGGTGAAAATCAGCATCGAAATATTCAAAAGCGCGGGAGCCAGGGCCGGCAGCGCAAAACTCCCTAAGGCATTGAGGATGCCCATGAAATAGGCGTAAGAGCACACAAAGAAAACGAACCCAAACATAATGCGCGCCATGCGAACCGTAAGATTCCACTTTTCCACGTCCAACAGATAATTGTCCGCCAACAGCAGCCTAAGCAGCGATTCCATGCTGCCAATCCCCCACAGAGTCACTACTCCCAGAACAATCAAAAGCAGTGTGTAGATGGCATTTATAAGGTTGCGAGCCCTGACCCCGGAGGTGTCTTCGGCCTGAGATTCAATAAAAACGGGAATAAAGCTCACAGACAGCGAGCCTTCGCCAAAAAGTCGACGGAACAAATTAGGGAGTCGGAATGCCGCAGTCCAAGCATCTGTGACTGTACGATCAAAGAGAGCTGCCAGGGCCATATCACGGAATAAGCCCAAAACGCGGCTAGTTAGGGTCCCACCGGCCATAAAAAAGGCTTTTTTGAAGACCTTTTTGCGATCTTCTTTTAATCCGCTTGCCTCCACAGACACCGTATGTTAATCCCTTTGGTTCGTTTATAAAGATTAAGTGGAGGCTATACCTTGGCAAATCATAAGTCAGCAGCAAAAAGAGCTCGTCAATCTATCCGTAAAACAGCAGTAAACAATGCTCGTAAAAGCACTGTAAAAACAGCTGAAAAAAAACTTGTTAAAGCTATTGAAGCTAAAGACGTTAAAGCTCTTCCTGAGTTGTTGAAAAACTTCACTGCTCAAGTAATGAAAGCAGCTAAAACTGGCGTTATCAAAAAAGAAACTGCTTCTCGCAAAATCAGCCGTCTTTCAGTACGCGCTTCTGCAAAGTAATTTCGACTGATAATTTGAATTAGAATTGGGTGACCATTGAGTCGCCCTTTTCTATTTATGCAGCTTGCGATGAGGAGTGAGTGCGTGCTGATACAAAAGCACGGATTTGTCTTTTGGTAGCAAAGTTAACATTGCTGAAGCTGAGACCATGGGTGACTGTCGAGTCACCCTGTTTTTTTTGTGTGGAGCGAACCACTCCGCGTAGGAATACGAAATCCCCTGCCGGGATTTGAAAGCTGACGACGACTTCGTCACCTTCGTTAAGCAGGTATTCCGAAATAATCGACATACCACCTTCACCGATTTCCCCTGAATCAACGATAAAATAAGAACCGTCACAAAGGACCCCTACTTTACGTTTCATCGTACGACGTGGATACTGGCGACGGAACCCGCCTGGTTTATCCTCGATCGTTGGAATGTTTATCTTTTGAAAGTCGCCTGCCATGGAATACATATCGGAATTTTGACTGTACCTGTGCAGTCTTGTTTTCTCTGTCTCACTTTGAGACTTGGGCTGCCGGGACTTGGGCTGCCGGGACTTGGGCTGCCGGGACTTGGGCTGCCGGGACTTGGCCTTGGCTATGGAGTGGAGTACGTGCTCCGCGACACGCCATCCAGGCTCACCGTCGCCCGCCTTTGGCGGGTTCGCGCATCGTGCGCCGACGGAGGTCGCTGCGCACGCACTCCACTCCATAGCCAATGCCAAGCACGACGTTTTTGTTTCAAAGTGGAAGAGATCACGAGCCTTTGGGTTTGCGAAATTACTCATGAGGAGATTGGTGGATCAGTCGTCGTTCTTATGATGCTTTAAATCACGCGGAGAAAAAGTCTGTTGAAGAGGAAACTGCTAAGATTCGGTGGGATTTGATTTGTCAGAAGCTTCAAAACTAGTTCCCTAGCTATTTTTTTGTAGCTCTTTTGATGGCTGAGTACTTTCCCTCATTGGGTGATAGCAGCCAACTGTATTGTTGAATGTAGTCGATACCCAGGATGATATCGATGCCTTCTTGAGGTGGAATCACCATGAACGACCACAGGTTTTTTGCGCATTGGCCTTGGATGCAGATTTCTTGTGCGGGCTCGGCCATCATGTAGGATTTTGTGAAACCCGCAATATCTGTTTTCGGCTGACGACCTATGAGCTTGAAAAATTCTGGGTTGTTTTTTACGAACGCGCCTGTGACTGCACTTGAAGCGTGAGTATCAAATAATGCTCTGACGGTTTTGCTGCCCATTTTCATTTCGATCACTGGACGCTGACCCGGGATCATTCTGCTTTTTGTTTTAAATGCTTTTGCCTGCGCCGACGTCGGCTCGATATAAATCGCGGCCATCGATGATACGATTTTTGCGTTATCCAAAAGAATTGTCTTATTTCTGAAAGTGTCGGCACCGATAGTTCCGACGAGCTCTTGTCCTGAGGTTGTCGGAATTTCTGCTTGCACCAATGTTTTGATATTCGCAGCTAACAATTCCCCGCCCACCTTGAGGCTTTTCACTTCAACAACAGGATATGTTTGCACTCCACCCAATGTTTGCATCGATTGCTCGCCCGTGACTTTCAAACCCTTCGCCGCTTTGCCAGAAATAAAAGTCGAATCCGCCCCTAAGTCCAAAGCGCAAAGCCCCCTCATGCCTTGAATTTCGCACTCGATTTGCGGGAACAACCCTGAAGTATCCAACGCAATGCCTGCGGCTTGTGTGTCCGTGTTTGCGATTAAAATAAGTGCCATTAGAAT is a window of Bdellovibrio sp. SKB1291214 DNA encoding:
- a CDS encoding methyl-accepting chemotaxis protein; this translates as MDNNSLKSWFRGIKGKLLFAAILPIAGFAVIFGLAYAGLGKLDAMLTTANTITTPNLIAVGELRQSRNKFNYFILASLRESTAEKRNAHIKIAREALDEYFTAYKEYSALPSPAEIADTDDAGDKVVGEFVQTMKDITDLVEKNTPETDAKVLALMDGKIATLTKTMSAMTDASIKYFEQSSIANTGIAKEAMRKTMTIMTATTVATCLAVFALLMFIAVSLSKTVGNVASRLTDSSHQVSAAVVQLNSAGNTLSQSSTEAAASLEETVAALEELTSMVQMNSDNAKQAAALSASSREAAESGENDIKNLISAMTEISHSSKKIEEIISVIDDIAFQTNLLALNAAVEAARAGEQGKGFAVVADAVRTLAQRSATSAKDISSLIKDSVAQIDSGSKIADQSGTVLANIVNSIKKVSDLNNEIAAASSEQTTGIQQISKAMNQLDQSSQSNAASAEEIAATSGEIGNLAHVTDTLTAELTEVVIGKGAVPTETESVKHEKPKTSKKVSQQKSAKVIEMKKPAAAKSPAPSKTMKSAPSSSAELIPFDEDDRKIGTTDGF
- the murJ gene encoding murein biosynthesis integral membrane protein MurJ; the encoded protein is MSVEASGLKEDRKKVFKKAFFMAGGTLTSRVLGLFRDMALAALFDRTVTDAWTAAFRLPNLFRRLFGEGSLSVSFIPVFIESQAEDTSGVRARNLINAIYTLLLIVLGVVTLWGIGSMESLLRLLLADNYLLDVEKWNLTVRMARIMFGFVFFVCSYAYFMGILNALGSFALPALAPALLNISMLIFTFMPPQWFPQMGDGLAWGVFVGGLLQAVLLWWALRHRNYLPRITRHLWNPDVRLVLKNMLPGLLGMGLLQLATLVNLHFASGLGEGALSYIYWADRLLELPLSLVAVSIGAALLPTLSDLAQRKEREQFQKVMQEHFLMNLFLAVPAAIGLYFLARPIVEVLFYRGHFAVSDVAATSMVLQVYAVSLLFVSSVRVLIPSFYAVKNTWVPAVTSLIGLALHIGIAPFWIRSLGLQGLVISSLVAAAVQFVLVVALMGRFAVQMRWMAVGKELFKILIAGALMAVVAWGLAGWITYASSSLIKTLLLTLVMGLCALVYGISSLKLKIEQGSFLLDQFKRKNKS
- the rpsT gene encoding 30S ribosomal protein S20, whose product is MANHKSAAKRARQSIRKTAVNNARKSTVKTAEKKLVKAIEAKDVKALPELLKNFTAQVMKAAKTGVIKKETASRKISRLSVRASAK
- a CDS encoding PilZ domain-containing protein, with translation MAGDFQKINIPTIEDKPGGFRRQYPRRTMKRKVGVLCDGSYFIVDSGEIGEGGMSIISEYLLNEGDEVVVSFQIPAGDFVFLRGVVRSTQKKQGDSTVTHGLSFSNVNFATKRQIRAFVSARTHSSSQAA
- a CDS encoding aspartyl protease family protein, translating into MKSLILMALILIANTDTQAAGIALDTSGLFPQIECEIQGMRGLCALDLGADSTFISGKAAKGLKVTGEQSMQTLGGVQTYPVVEVKSLKVGGELLAANIKTLVQAEIPTTSGQELVGTIGADTFRNKTILLDNAKIVSSMAAIYIEPTSAQAKAFKTKSRMIPGQRPVIEMKMGSKTVRALFDTHASSAVTGAFVKNNPEFFKLIGRQPKTDIAGFTKSYMMAEPAQEICIQGQCAKNLWSFMVIPPQEGIDIILGIDYIQQYSWLLSPNEGKYSAIKRATKK